The Halanaerobiaceae bacterium ANBcell28 genome contains a region encoding:
- the rplI gene encoding 50S ribosomal protein L9, which yields MKVILKKDVKNIGKKGEVANVSDGYARNFLIPKGLVEEATKSTMNELKHKSKVEKRKEEEKLKEAKELASKLEKEKFEVSVKAGENGRLFGSVTNKDIATAVKKAGYKIDKRKINLDEYIKAIGVHKVKVKIYDNVDATLTVKVIEE from the coding sequence ATGAAAGTAATACTTAAGAAAGATGTTAAAAATATTGGAAAAAAGGGAGAAGTAGCTAACGTGTCTGATGGCTACGCAAGGAATTTCCTTATTCCTAAAGGTTTGGTTGAAGAAGCGACAAAAAGTACTATGAATGAATTAAAACACAAGTCAAAAGTTGAAAAGAGAAAAGAAGAAGAAAAATTAAAAGAGGCTAAAGAATTAGCCAGTAAATTAGAAAAAGAGAAATTTGAAGTATCTGTTAAGGCAGGGGAAAATGGACGCCTATTTGGATCTGTAACAAATAAAGATATAGCTACTGCTGTGAAAAAAGCAGGTTATAAAATAGATAAAAGAAAAATAAATCTTGATGAATACATTAAAGCTATAGGTGTACATAAAGTCAAAGTAAAAATATATGATAATGTAGATGCAACATTAACTGTGAAAGTAATAGAAGAATAA
- the lonC gene encoding Lon family ATP-dependent protease encodes MLSFWRRLYKKNNKSNQAKAKDQKITKVKALYKKAVSIYGKDAFALRASRNNALDMLSSDDITLRLTALERIISNDSKLIIKKYQFEKHLEEVENKIADLLAEKSVERDLEDQIAERMEKRQEEYINEIKKELIVKNKSVDNAQTLRRLAQLEKLENRSLNRTTLEMVRPKSFTELIGQETSVRALVSKIASPYPQHIILYGPPGVGKTTAARLALEEARKKSNTPFIEDSNFVEVDGTTLRWDPREVTNPLLGSVHDPIYQGASRNLAEEGVPEPKTGLVTEAHGGVLFIDEIGELDPMMQNKLLKVMEDKRVKFESSYYDENNDNVPLYIKKLFKEGAPADFILIGATTRSPEEINPAFRSRCAEVFFNPLSKRDVQDIIKNALKKLNVEVEEQVPEIISNYTIEGRTAINLLIDAYSLLVYECEKEKVENKKLIITESILYEAINNRRMTPYSKVDTSKKAEVGKIFGLGVHGFIGSILEIEAVAFPSEKKGQGQIRFNETAGTMTKDSLFNAAVLVRKITGKKITDYDLHVNIIGGANVDGPSAGIAMLLAIISAIEKIPLRQDIAVTGEVSIQGKLKAVGGVREKVHAAEQAGLKNVVIPADNKNDINPTTRINVEASVTVYEALKKVFVSAEKSSVLKEVK; translated from the coding sequence ATGTTATCTTTCTGGCGTCGTTTATACAAAAAAAACAATAAATCAAATCAAGCAAAGGCAAAGGATCAGAAAATTACTAAAGTGAAAGCTTTATACAAAAAAGCAGTGTCTATCTACGGTAAAGATGCCTTTGCATTACGAGCTAGTAGAAATAATGCATTGGATATGTTAAGTTCTGATGATATTACTTTGCGTCTGACGGCACTGGAAAGAATTATCTCTAATGATTCTAAGCTTATAATAAAGAAGTATCAATTTGAAAAACACTTAGAAGAAGTAGAAAATAAAATAGCCGATTTACTAGCAGAAAAATCAGTTGAAAGAGATTTAGAAGATCAAATTGCAGAAAGAATGGAAAAAAGGCAAGAAGAATATATAAATGAAATAAAAAAAGAATTAATAGTTAAAAATAAAAGTGTAGATAATGCCCAGACTTTAAGAAGGCTAGCTCAGTTAGAAAAGTTAGAAAATAGAAGTTTAAATAGAACAACTTTAGAGATGGTTAGACCAAAAAGTTTTACAGAGTTAATTGGACAAGAAACTTCTGTCAGGGCATTAGTATCTAAAATTGCCTCACCATATCCACAACACATTATTCTTTATGGACCTCCAGGTGTTGGTAAAACAACAGCTGCTCGTCTTGCTCTTGAAGAAGCAAGAAAAAAAAGCAATACTCCTTTTATAGAAGATTCAAACTTTGTCGAAGTAGATGGAACTACATTACGTTGGGATCCGCGAGAGGTTACAAATCCTTTGTTAGGATCTGTACATGATCCAATATATCAAGGGGCTAGTAGAAATTTAGCTGAAGAAGGAGTTCCAGAACCAAAAACTGGTCTTGTTACAGAAGCACACGGTGGAGTATTATTTATTGATGAGATTGGTGAGCTAGATCCTATGATGCAAAACAAACTTCTAAAAGTCATGGAAGACAAACGTGTTAAGTTTGAATCATCATATTATGATGAGAATAATGACAATGTACCCTTATATATAAAAAAATTATTTAAAGAAGGAGCACCTGCAGACTTCATACTGATTGGAGCAACAACTAGATCTCCAGAAGAGATTAACCCTGCTTTTAGATCACGTTGTGCAGAAGTGTTTTTTAATCCTTTAAGCAAAAGAGATGTACAAGATATAATTAAAAATGCTTTAAAAAAATTAAACGTAGAAGTAGAAGAACAAGTACCTGAAATTATTAGTAATTATACTATAGAAGGTAGAACCGCCATAAATCTATTAATAGACGCATATAGTCTGCTTGTATACGAATGTGAAAAAGAAAAAGTGGAAAATAAAAAGCTTATAATAACAGAATCAATATTATATGAAGCTATTAATAATAGAAGGATGACACCATATAGTAAAGTAGATACTAGTAAAAAAGCTGAAGTCGGTAAAATCTTTGGTTTAGGCGTACATGGTTTTATAGGCTCTATATTAGAAATCGAAGCAGTTGCCTTTCCAAGTGAAAAAAAAGGGCAGGGGCAAATACGTTTTAATGAAACAGCAGGAACTATGACTAAAGATTCATTATTTAATGCGGCAGTACTTGTACGTAAGATAACAGGCAAAAAAATTACTGATTATGATTTACATGTAAATATAATTGGTGGAGCAAATGTAGATGGTCCGTCTGCAGGGATAGCTATGTTATTAGCAATAATTAGTGCAATAGAAAAAATACCATTACGTCAGGATATAGCTGTCACTGGAGAAGTATCTATACAAGGAAAGTTAAAAGCTGTTGGTGGTGTTAGAGAAAAGGTTCATGCTGCCGAGCAGGCTGGATTAAAAAATGTCGTTATTCCAGCAGACAATAAAAATGATATAAACCCAACTACTAGGATAAATGTAGAAGCTTCTGTAACTGTATATGAAGCATTAAAAAAAGTATTTGTATCAGCTGAAAAATCATCAGTACTAAAAGAGGTAAAGTAA